One window from the genome of Deinococcus sp. NW-56 encodes:
- a CDS encoding TerB N-terminal domain-containing protein, translated as MNETRKRAQPVPLQAYWTNYHVLDHAQENWYFFWRARFRAGEALPTDLSYLFLHAYEVLHGVGFHSPDAAFGHLRRLWHSYRGAHPRLDDYLRAWLTDFVHYYELDDQTAQAWLEEARAHGRADLTATTWEDRANLIIQSWLEGDDRDHVPEEMFRQLITYIPGSNKFYREAQDKAVLDALFGRAIALTDDFYCQTTGKSVFERLGPKKAAQIKRQAFVGAVFEGPALSYTVGTVRRYRRDGKLSKLLTQAVRYAENLARKEAGFKALLRDIDLPAELKAHLDAHLIPELGTLRTSKAQPPPAPERPRVQLDPSRLAALQQESEEIRERLLEGSATEETPEGAAVPAPPLPEVQTVVPAGPPSVMPAPSHHPPLPADLPEGHLTEVAGVAEVLSAASEAGRDLLRQLRSHGWELAEHDLRLPPGTFASTLVDEVNEAAQQRLGDVLLVQEDGLLIAVEDYRDELEFLLSSPEQTAAASAPAPLPEGPWQALAEVLPPLHLELLGHLLQADLTVPELEAFTATRHALASAVLEDLNAHALDTVGDILIDPYGDPLALEDAYREDVRRVLQAQGLIRPE; from the coding sequence GTGAACGAGACGCGCAAGCGGGCGCAGCCTGTGCCGCTTCAAGCGTACTGGACGAACTACCACGTTCTGGATCACGCTCAGGAGAACTGGTATTTCTTCTGGCGTGCGCGCTTTCGCGCGGGGGAAGCCCTCCCCACCGACCTGAGCTACCTCTTCCTCCACGCCTACGAAGTCCTGCATGGTGTGGGCTTTCACTCACCAGACGCGGCCTTCGGGCACCTGCGCCGGCTGTGGCACAGCTACCGCGGGGCCCATCCCAGGCTGGACGACTACCTGCGGGCCTGGCTGACCGACTTCGTCCATTATTACGAACTCGACGACCAGACGGCTCAGGCCTGGTTGGAAGAGGCCCGGGCGCACGGCCGGGCCGATCTGACGGCCACCACCTGGGAAGACCGGGCGAACCTGATCATCCAGAGCTGGCTGGAAGGCGACGACCGCGACCATGTTCCCGAGGAGATGTTCCGCCAGCTCATCACCTACATACCGGGCAGCAACAAGTTCTACCGAGAGGCCCAGGACAAGGCGGTGCTCGACGCCCTGTTCGGCCGTGCGATCGCCCTCACCGACGACTTCTACTGCCAGACAACTGGCAAGTCGGTGTTCGAGCGGCTGGGTCCCAAAAAGGCGGCCCAGATCAAGAGGCAGGCCTTCGTGGGAGCCGTGTTCGAGGGCCCTGCTTTGTCCTACACGGTTGGCACGGTGCGGCGCTACCGCCGGGATGGGAAGCTCTCCAAGCTGCTCACCCAGGCAGTCCGGTACGCCGAGAACCTTGCCCGCAAGGAGGCCGGCTTCAAGGCTTTGCTGCGCGACATCGATCTGCCGGCGGAGTTGAAGGCCCACCTCGATGCCCACCTGATCCCCGAACTGGGCACCCTCCGCACGTCGAAGGCCCAGCCGCCTCCTGCCCCGGAGCGCCCCAGGGTGCAGCTGGACCCCAGCCGCCTGGCAGCCTTGCAGCAGGAATCCGAGGAGATTCGGGAGCGCCTGCTGGAAGGAAGCGCCACCGAGGAGACCCCGGAGGGGGCCGCAGTGCCTGCGCCGCCCCTTCCCGAAGTCCAGACAGTGGTTCCCGCTGGGCCACCGTCTGTCATGCCGGCCCCATCCCACCACCCGCCGCTCCCCGCCGACTTGCCGGAGGGGCACCTCACCGAGGTGGCCGGGGTCGCCGAGGTGCTAAGCGCCGCCTCGGAGGCTGGGCGCGATCTGCTGCGGCAACTGCGGAGCCACGGCTGGGAACTCGCCGAGCACGACCTGCGCCTGCCGCCGGGGACCTTCGCCAGCACCCTGGTCGACGAGGTGAATGAGGCGGCGCAACAGAGGCTGGGCGATGTGCTGCTGGTGCAGGAGGATGGTCTTCTGATCGCCGTGGAAGACTACCGGGACGAGCTGGAGTTCTTGCTGTCCTCACCTGAGCAGACGGCGGCCGCGTCCGCTCCGGCACCTCTCCCCGAGGGGCCCTGGCAGGCGCTCGCCGAGGTGCTCCCGCCCCTGCACTTGGAGCTCCTGGGTCACCTGCTGCAGGCCGACCTGACGGTTCCGGAGTTGGAAGCCTTCACTGCCACCCGTCATGCCCTCGCCTCAGCTGTCCTGGAAGACCTCAACGCGCACGCCCTCGACACCGTCGGCGACATCCTCATCGACCCCTATGGCGATCCCCTGGCCTTAGAAGACGCTTACCGCGAAGACGTGCGGCGGGTGCTGCAGGCGCAGGGCCTCATCCGCCCGGAGTAA
- a CDS encoding ATP-binding protein has product MTNPPAVPKRITTALFSSLGAGVVPRTGIEHIVVGRKPEIEALLGDLANVAEGGTGFRVISGRYGAGKSFLLQLLRNYAMNRNFVVADADLSPERRLTGGRGQGLATYRELARNLSTRVRPDGGALPAMLEKWISGVQGQVVAGGTAPSDPAFGSAVEARIHEAVNELEGLVHGFDFASVISAYWRGHQLGNDELKNAALKWLRGEYSTKTEAREALGVRVIIDDDTWYDYVKLLAQFVKTIGYAGLVVVIDEAVNLYKITQSVSRNANYEKLLTMLNDTLQGRAQHLQLLVGATPQLVEDTRRGLFSYDALRTRLEQSRFARSGLQDYAGPVLRLETLTGEEVFTLLTTLRRLHALHHGYTPTISDDELVEFMNEVLGRLGAEGFLTPRDVTRDFVSVLNLLRQNPDQTFLGLVKGPDFVPSKTDVLAEVQREDQVPVPESAEFAAFDL; this is encoded by the coding sequence ATGACCAACCCACCTGCTGTTCCCAAGCGCATCACCACCGCCCTCTTCAGCTCCCTCGGCGCAGGCGTCGTGCCCCGCACCGGCATCGAGCACATCGTTGTGGGCCGCAAGCCCGAGATTGAGGCCCTGCTGGGCGACCTAGCGAACGTCGCCGAAGGCGGCACCGGGTTCCGGGTCATCTCCGGGCGCTACGGCGCTGGCAAGAGCTTCTTGCTGCAATTGCTGCGCAACTACGCGATGAACCGCAACTTCGTGGTCGCCGACGCGGACCTCAGCCCGGAGCGCCGCCTCACGGGCGGGCGTGGGCAGGGCCTGGCCACCTACCGGGAACTGGCGCGTAACCTCTCTACCCGCGTTCGGCCGGACGGGGGCGCGCTGCCCGCCATGCTGGAAAAGTGGATCAGCGGCGTGCAGGGGCAAGTGGTCGCGGGCGGGACTGCCCCAAGTGATCCAGCATTCGGAAGTGCCGTCGAGGCGCGCATCCACGAGGCGGTGAACGAGCTCGAAGGGCTGGTGCATGGCTTCGATTTCGCAAGCGTGATCAGCGCCTACTGGCGTGGGCATCAGCTTGGGAACGACGAGCTCAAGAACGCGGCGCTGAAGTGGCTGCGCGGCGAGTACTCCACCAAGACCGAGGCGCGCGAGGCACTGGGGGTGCGCGTCATCATCGACGACGATACCTGGTACGACTACGTCAAGCTGCTCGCGCAGTTCGTCAAGACCATCGGCTACGCGGGATTGGTTGTCGTGATTGACGAGGCGGTCAACCTCTACAAGATCACCCAGAGTGTCTCGCGGAACGCGAATTACGAAAAGCTCCTGACCATGCTCAATGACACGCTGCAGGGACGCGCGCAGCATCTGCAGCTCCTGGTAGGCGCGACGCCGCAGCTGGTCGAGGACACCCGCCGGGGCCTGTTCTCCTATGACGCCCTGCGCACCCGGCTTGAGCAGAGCCGCTTTGCCCGGAGCGGCCTGCAGGATTACGCCGGCCCGGTGCTGCGGTTGGAGACGCTGACGGGGGAGGAGGTGTTCACGCTGCTGACCACCCTGCGGCGTCTGCACGCCCTACACCACGGGTACACCCCGACCATCAGCGACGACGAGCTGGTGGAGTTCATGAACGAGGTGCTGGGCCGTCTGGGGGCCGAGGGCTTCCTGACCCCCCGGGACGTCACCCGCGATTTCGTCAGCGTCCTCAACCTGCTGCGACAGAACCCTGATCAGACCTTCCTGGGGCTCGTGAAAGGTCCGGACTTCGTCCCGTCAAAGACGGACGTGCTCGCCGAAGTGCAGCGTGAGGATCAGGTGCCGGTGCCCGAGAGCGCTGAGTTCGCTGCCTTCGACCTGTGA
- a CDS encoding DEAD/DEAH box helicase, with protein MAPFIQEYIWRQGWTEIRAVQAAACVALLDSNDHVLIASGTASGKTEAAFLPILTSLHEDPPQSIGALYIGPLKALINDQFYRLGGLLEESGIPVGAWHGDISANEKKKTVARARGILQITPESLEGLFLRRGTILGQLFRDLRFVVIDEVHAFMADERGRQVLCLLERLERVTRVTPRRVGLSATLGDFSLAQAWLAGKTGQPVRVVNDAGAKRRLHLALEHFPVHEAQGSEDFGPLDEAPGLYHHLYERTLGRKSLVFRNSRQAVEETAVALRSLAEAQGSTDIYHVHHGSVAAAYREDAERAMREEGRAACTVATVTLELGIDLGQLERVLQVDPPPTVSSFVQRLGRTGRRGGAGEMIFYTLERGHTDQDPPHRRLPWTLLQSIATVQLYLEERWVEPTRQPQLPFSLLVHQTLGALEQYGELAPRDLAARVLTLSPFQHVTQEQYRTLLQGLLASDHLQRTDEGGLLIGLAGEKLVQDWHFFAVFPDVPEYAVFNGASEIGTLSSAPEVGTVISLVGRAWRVTDVDEKRRQVFVRKERGRNTSAWAGGGGEIHDRVVQKMREVLVADTDYSYLQPAARVRLGEARALARTSGLLEGPVHALSERSLLLLPWRGTRVHDTILAVLSRLTPGGAQSDTPYSLIVAGSPEDLARQVAALPAEDEVRAHLREAFLAGPHPQGPGKFDALVPQELLADAHVTDRLNLATALGDLRELAGAAPQNA; from the coding sequence TTGGCGCCGTTCATCCAGGAGTACATCTGGCGGCAGGGCTGGACCGAGATCCGGGCGGTGCAGGCGGCGGCCTGCGTTGCGCTGCTGGACAGCAACGACCACGTGCTGATTGCCAGCGGCACCGCGAGCGGCAAGACGGAGGCCGCCTTTCTTCCGATCCTCACCTCGTTGCATGAGGACCCGCCGCAAAGTATCGGGGCGCTGTACATCGGGCCGCTGAAGGCGCTGATCAACGATCAGTTCTATCGCCTGGGCGGCCTGCTCGAAGAGTCGGGCATTCCTGTGGGCGCCTGGCACGGCGATATCAGCGCCAACGAGAAGAAGAAGACAGTCGCCCGAGCGCGCGGCATCCTCCAGATCACGCCCGAGTCCTTGGAAGGGCTGTTCCTTCGGCGCGGCACGATTCTGGGGCAGCTCTTCCGCGACCTGCGCTTTGTGGTGATCGACGAAGTGCACGCCTTTATGGCTGACGAGCGCGGTCGCCAGGTGCTGTGCTTGCTGGAACGGCTGGAGCGCGTCACCCGCGTCACCCCGCGTCGGGTCGGGCTCTCGGCCACCCTGGGGGACTTCTCGCTGGCGCAGGCGTGGCTGGCTGGAAAGACGGGGCAGCCGGTGCGGGTGGTGAACGACGCCGGGGCGAAAAGACGTCTGCACCTCGCGTTGGAACACTTCCCGGTGCATGAGGCGCAAGGTAGCGAGGACTTCGGCCCGCTGGATGAGGCTCCCGGGCTGTACCACCACCTCTACGAGCGCACGCTGGGGCGCAAGAGTCTGGTGTTCCGCAACAGCCGTCAGGCGGTTGAGGAGACCGCAGTGGCCCTGCGCTCGCTCGCCGAGGCTCAGGGCTCGACCGACATCTACCACGTGCACCACGGCAGCGTCGCTGCCGCTTACCGCGAGGATGCCGAGCGGGCGATGCGTGAGGAGGGCCGAGCGGCCTGCACCGTGGCAACCGTGACCCTGGAACTGGGCATTGACCTGGGGCAACTCGAGCGGGTGCTGCAGGTGGACCCCCCGCCTACGGTGTCGAGCTTCGTGCAGCGTCTGGGGCGGACTGGGCGACGGGGTGGCGCCGGCGAGATGATCTTCTACACGCTGGAGCGCGGGCACACCGATCAGGACCCACCCCACCGGCGCCTGCCCTGGACGCTGCTGCAGTCCATTGCCACGGTGCAGCTGTACCTCGAAGAGCGCTGGGTGGAGCCGACCCGCCAGCCCCAGTTGCCCTTCAGCCTACTGGTGCACCAGACGCTCGGCGCGCTGGAGCAGTACGGGGAACTGGCCCCGCGTGATCTTGCGGCCCGGGTCCTCACTCTGAGCCCCTTCCAGCACGTCACCCAGGAGCAGTACCGCACCCTCTTGCAGGGGCTGCTGGCCTCCGACCACCTGCAGCGCACCGACGAGGGGGGGCTGCTCATTGGCCTTGCGGGCGAGAAGCTGGTCCAAGACTGGCACTTCTTCGCGGTCTTCCCGGATGTGCCAGAGTACGCCGTCTTCAATGGGGCCAGTGAGATCGGGACGCTGAGCAGCGCTCCTGAAGTGGGAACGGTGATTTCCCTGGTCGGGCGGGCCTGGCGGGTGACTGACGTGGACGAGAAGCGCCGGCAGGTGTTCGTGCGGAAGGAACGCGGAAGGAATACCAGCGCTTGGGCCGGCGGTGGCGGGGAAATTCACGACCGTGTCGTCCAGAAGATGCGCGAGGTCCTGGTCGCGGATACGGATTACTCCTACCTGCAGCCGGCGGCGCGCGTCAGGCTGGGGGAGGCCCGCGCCCTGGCGCGCACCTCAGGGCTCCTAGAAGGGCCGGTGCATGCCCTGAGCGAGCGCAGCCTGCTGCTGCTCCCCTGGCGCGGCACCCGGGTGCACGACACGATCCTGGCGGTGCTGTCCCGGCTGACCCCTGGAGGCGCCCAGAGCGATACACCATACTCGCTGATCGTGGCGGGGAGTCCAGAGGACCTGGCCCGGCAGGTGGCGGCCCTGCCTGCGGAAGATGAGGTGAGGGCGCATCTGCGCGAAGCGTTCCTCGCAGGTCCCCACCCGCAAGGGCCAGGGAAATTCGACGCCCTGGTGCCTCAGGAGCTGCTCGCGGATGCCCACGTCACCGATCGCTTGAACTTAGCCACGGCGCTGGGGGACCTGCGTGAGCTGGCTGGGGCCGCACCCCAGAACGCCTGA
- a CDS encoding helicase HerA domain-containing protein, producing the protein MNSPLATIQEHHHEKQAEQKRALAAKMFNGLIQADRYVGEVFSVGFNEFIVQVHDSFRREVGGIPQGAFLIATRVSPGVKNLSIDAEDSEIVLLRVMAPTTLPRDGERQDQRADAVARAMQGDSAWETEVDEYTHNNLSFSGLRCRVLGTLYIEENAEAPGGLQLRLGTDIDNFYSGRGMKIYKPSADALKQLVNYRDPEFRSDHPLGDHTVTIASLRYGSTRRNLSSDSVDISITPADLIGQKTALFGMTRTGKSNTTKIIAQAIYELRRTPVPPDPADTPEQAHARANSNRIGQLIFDPQGEYANENVQDGGRNNPNALKNIYSHLGLPRETEVATYGLLPHSRDSHRQLMKINVYGQPLRPAQLLALQRAKGEAAEAAQRAASEAFAEDVHTLLLGKQLFNELLTGIDSIYIRNFVATDLTPPDLSALPEKDAYGQAVRYNRHLLVYRALLAGGGLEAPFLPDVAGLFSKDLREVLSTPYEPEEAASGGRGRARRNPEMRDAATQTEFEQAAELLGKAQPSWDDVITVCKALAKLIGRPEFAEFDRNYRATHDGRSWSDATLANLLGMFSYANGPKLSSRLKPNHEAKLTTDYAQSIYADLLAGKLVIIDQSLGGATSNQVVANKVIEKILQSHVEVFGQGETPHPIMIFVEEAHNLLPKKTADGEVNIWARLAKEGAKLNLALVYATQEVSALQSNILKNTSNWFIAHLNNSEEIREISKYYDFEDFADSIQRAPNKGFIRMRTRTNVFTIPVQLRKFDLATSSAPSATVAPAPGGN; encoded by the coding sequence ATGAACAGTCCCCTTGCGACCATCCAGGAACACCACCACGAGAAGCAGGCCGAGCAGAAAAGGGCCCTCGCGGCCAAGATGTTCAACGGTCTGATCCAGGCCGACCGCTACGTCGGAGAAGTCTTTTCTGTGGGCTTCAATGAGTTCATCGTGCAGGTACATGACAGCTTTCGGCGTGAAGTGGGTGGGATTCCGCAGGGGGCTTTCCTGATCGCAACCCGCGTCTCGCCGGGCGTCAAGAATCTCTCTATTGATGCCGAAGACAGCGAGATTGTCCTGTTACGTGTGATGGCTCCGACCACTCTGCCGCGCGATGGAGAACGGCAAGATCAGCGGGCAGACGCGGTGGCGCGGGCCATGCAAGGGGACTCCGCCTGGGAGACGGAGGTCGACGAATACACCCACAACAACCTCTCCTTTAGCGGCCTGCGGTGCCGCGTGCTGGGCACCCTCTACATTGAGGAAAATGCTGAGGCGCCAGGCGGGCTCCAGTTGCGCCTGGGCACCGACATCGACAACTTCTACTCGGGCCGGGGAATGAAGATCTACAAGCCCTCAGCAGACGCGCTCAAGCAACTGGTCAACTACCGTGACCCCGAGTTCCGCAGTGACCACCCACTGGGGGACCACACGGTCACGATCGCCAGCCTGCGGTACGGCAGCACGCGGCGCAACCTGAGCAGCGACAGCGTGGACATCAGCATCACCCCTGCGGACCTGATCGGCCAGAAGACGGCGCTCTTTGGCATGACGCGCACCGGCAAGTCGAACACCACCAAGATCATCGCGCAGGCCATTTACGAACTCCGGAGGACTCCGGTGCCTCCTGATCCCGCTGATACGCCGGAGCAGGCGCACGCGCGCGCGAACAGCAACCGCATTGGCCAGTTGATCTTCGATCCGCAGGGTGAGTATGCCAACGAGAACGTCCAAGACGGCGGACGCAACAATCCCAACGCCCTGAAGAACATTTATAGCCACCTGGGACTTCCGCGCGAGACTGAGGTGGCCACCTACGGCTTGCTGCCGCACTCCCGCGACTCCCACCGACAGCTGATGAAGATCAACGTGTACGGTCAGCCGCTTCGCCCCGCCCAGCTGCTCGCGCTTCAGCGCGCGAAAGGCGAAGCGGCTGAGGCTGCTCAACGTGCCGCCAGCGAAGCTTTTGCCGAGGACGTTCACACGCTTTTGCTGGGCAAGCAGCTGTTCAACGAACTCCTGACCGGCATCGACTCCATCTACATCCGCAACTTCGTGGCCACGGACCTGACCCCGCCTGATCTGAGCGCTTTGCCCGAGAAGGATGCGTACGGCCAGGCAGTGCGATACAACCGCCACTTGCTGGTATACCGCGCGCTGCTTGCCGGCGGTGGCCTCGAGGCACCGTTCCTGCCAGACGTTGCCGGCCTGTTTTCCAAGGACCTACGCGAAGTGCTGAGCACCCCCTATGAGCCCGAGGAGGCTGCCTCGGGGGGGCGTGGACGCGCACGGCGCAACCCGGAGATGCGCGACGCGGCCACTCAGACGGAGTTCGAGCAAGCCGCCGAACTGCTCGGGAAAGCGCAGCCGAGCTGGGATGACGTCATTACAGTCTGCAAGGCGCTCGCCAAGCTGATCGGCCGGCCCGAGTTCGCCGAATTTGACCGGAATTACCGGGCGACGCACGATGGTCGCTCGTGGTCGGATGCCACCCTGGCGAACTTGCTGGGCATGTTCTCCTACGCCAACGGCCCCAAGCTCTCCTCGCGCCTGAAGCCCAACCACGAGGCCAAGCTCACCACCGACTACGCCCAGAGCATCTACGCCGACCTGTTGGCCGGCAAGCTGGTCATCATCGACCAATCGCTCGGCGGTGCGACAAGCAATCAGGTCGTGGCCAACAAGGTGATCGAGAAAATCCTGCAAAGTCACGTCGAGGTCTTTGGTCAGGGGGAGACCCCGCACCCGATCATGATCTTCGTTGAGGAGGCCCACAACCTGCTGCCCAAAAAGACCGCGGACGGGGAGGTCAACATCTGGGCCAGACTGGCCAAAGAGGGGGCGAAGCTGAACCTCGCTCTGGTCTACGCCACGCAGGAAGTCAGCGCGCTGCAGAGCAACATCCTCAAGAACACCTCGAACTGGTTCATCGCGCACCTGAACAACAGCGAGGAGATTCGGGAAATCAGCAAATATTACGATTTTGAGGACTTCGCCGACTCCATCCAGCGCGCACCCAACAAGGGCTTCATCCGGATGCGGACGCGAACCAACGTCTTCACGATCCCAGTGCAGTTGCGCAAGTTCGACCTGGCCACCAGCAGTGCGCCCAGCGCCACTGTTGCACCCGCGCCCGGAGGGAACTGA
- a CDS encoding DNA double-strand break repair nuclease NurA: protein MPHEGERAGVTTSLKRLLSSDEAQKLKARLQNRAPSEPPAEASGIIVERPDPSKLPRFVIAIDGSQGAVQIEEGFPGAEVGVVTVASVMIDLHKLREARVGGIPDPRKFRNLHEPHGIEVFLPSTNMVLDACGDARESYRNEFFRVLGEKRLAEDGESLLETYEALLVARADTGADKLACPLLESCTEPKAGHKYHQALGTYTCACGKKVLFSTDALRIHESFMDAGSNQTVITESRSVVEHLVLVNYLRYFEKKKMWGSIEDVAFVMDGPLAVSGHPAWLAMSIKKELQRLAEASRKAAGVTPIIFGIEKTGMFQEHLKLLDQRVQKKTRSPDQRPDPRKLAQKGFLEPGRVILVNDGYTKKHIIFKYEPPDVDPDLYKAYGATSHYGRKVLYKTASGALITAMPAFLKAGDDDMKAEACLDQFNSLGAILSLLDALVSNAFRDATIPLVVAHAEASLPARANESVLKRFFLEHQKAADPS, encoded by the coding sequence ATGCCCCACGAAGGCGAACGGGCGGGGGTCACCACCAGCCTCAAGCGCCTGCTCAGCAGCGATGAGGCCCAGAAGCTCAAGGCCCGGCTGCAGAACCGGGCTCCAAGCGAGCCACCTGCAGAGGCCAGCGGCATCATTGTGGAGCGGCCCGACCCCTCCAAGTTGCCGCGCTTCGTCATCGCCATTGACGGCTCCCAGGGGGCAGTTCAAATCGAGGAGGGATTTCCTGGGGCTGAAGTGGGGGTCGTGACGGTCGCCAGCGTCATGATCGACCTTCACAAGTTGCGCGAAGCCCGGGTAGGCGGGATTCCCGATCCCCGAAAGTTCCGCAACCTGCACGAGCCGCATGGCATCGAGGTGTTCCTGCCCTCCACCAACATGGTTCTGGATGCTTGCGGTGACGCCCGCGAAAGCTACCGCAACGAATTCTTCCGCGTCCTTGGCGAAAAGCGCCTCGCTGAAGACGGCGAGAGCCTGCTCGAGACGTACGAGGCCCTACTGGTGGCCCGCGCCGACACGGGGGCAGACAAGCTCGCCTGCCCTCTGCTGGAGAGTTGCACCGAGCCTAAGGCGGGGCACAAGTACCACCAGGCCCTGGGCACCTACACCTGCGCCTGCGGCAAGAAAGTACTGTTTTCCACTGACGCCCTGCGTATCCACGAGAGCTTCATGGACGCGGGCAGCAACCAGACGGTCATCACGGAAAGTCGCAGTGTCGTCGAGCACCTCGTCCTGGTCAATTACCTGCGCTACTTCGAGAAAAAGAAGATGTGGGGTAGCATTGAGGACGTGGCCTTTGTGATGGACGGGCCTCTGGCGGTCAGCGGCCACCCCGCCTGGCTGGCCATGAGCATCAAAAAGGAGCTTCAGCGACTCGCAGAAGCCAGCCGGAAGGCGGCGGGCGTGACGCCCATCATCTTCGGCATTGAGAAGACCGGCATGTTCCAGGAACATCTCAAGCTGCTGGATCAGCGGGTTCAGAAGAAGACGCGCAGCCCAGACCAGCGGCCCGATCCACGTAAGCTGGCTCAGAAGGGCTTTCTGGAGCCAGGACGGGTCATCTTGGTCAACGACGGCTATACCAAGAAGCACATCATCTTCAAGTACGAGCCTCCAGATGTTGATCCGGATCTCTATAAAGCCTACGGCGCCACCAGTCATTATGGACGAAAGGTTCTTTACAAAACGGCGTCAGGCGCCCTCATCACTGCGATGCCAGCCTTTTTGAAGGCTGGCGACGACGATATGAAAGCCGAGGCGTGTCTGGATCAGTTCAACAGCCTGGGAGCCATCCTTTCGCTGCTGGATGCGCTGGTTTCGAATGCATTCCGGGATGCTACGATTCCCCTCGTGGTTGCACACGCTGAGGCCTCGCTCCCCGCACGCGCCAATGAGAGCGTCCTCAAGCGCTTTTTCCTCGAACATCAGAAAGCGGCGGACCCATCGTGA
- a CDS encoding DNA methyltransferase yields the protein MTPTLSAEPDPAAAPSSAAAYPLLPAPKANSATVESRWIRLGPWYAMFPLDFAYEMIQRYTGPGDRVLDPFMGRGTTLAAASALGRIGLGSEINPVAWVYASTKLHPAPREAVLARLQQLLEFTPTFQLEHVTDLPDVVPEFFDWAFHPEVLKFLLVAREHLDWQEDVVDRTLMALMLLDLHGNDEKSFSNQMRQTKSMSPEYSVAWWRKKALRPRNKDVGEMMRRKIEWRYKFGVIEGDRKTRALLGDSTQTLKRLRPREHQKHQLLLTSPPYYGLVNYNRDQWIRRWLLGGPWSNTTRGSHKHERAFAHQEDYRQLLLDVFAISRRLLNPNATVVVRTDARKFTLETTKSVLLEVFPEWTMRENASPFKDPTQTRLFGDTQSKPGEVDLILTRAAAPRL from the coding sequence GTGACCCCGACGCTTTCTGCTGAACCTGACCCAGCCGCCGCGCCCTCGTCAGCGGCTGCCTATCCACTGTTGCCGGCGCCCAAAGCCAACTCAGCCACGGTGGAATCGCGCTGGATTCGCCTAGGGCCCTGGTATGCCATGTTCCCGCTGGACTTTGCCTATGAGATGATTCAGCGCTACACCGGTCCAGGCGACCGGGTCCTGGATCCCTTTATGGGGCGGGGCACCACCCTCGCCGCAGCCAGCGCTTTGGGGCGTATCGGCTTAGGCAGTGAGATCAACCCCGTCGCGTGGGTATACGCGTCCACCAAGCTCCATCCTGCGCCGAGGGAAGCAGTGCTGGCCCGTCTCCAACAGCTCCTCGAGTTCACCCCGACCTTCCAGTTGGAGCACGTGACCGACCTCCCAGATGTGGTTCCTGAGTTCTTTGACTGGGCCTTCCATCCCGAAGTCCTGAAGTTCCTACTTGTGGCTCGGGAACATTTGGACTGGCAAGAAGACGTGGTAGACCGCACCTTAATGGCCTTGATGTTGCTCGATCTTCACGGCAACGACGAGAAGTCCTTTTCGAACCAGATGCGGCAGACCAAGAGCATGAGCCCGGAGTACTCGGTCGCCTGGTGGCGCAAGAAAGCTCTCCGGCCTCGCAACAAGGACGTCGGTGAAATGATGCGCCGCAAGATCGAGTGGCGGTACAAGTTCGGCGTCATTGAAGGCGACCGCAAGACCCGCGCACTCCTGGGAGACTCGACCCAGACGCTCAAAAGGCTACGGCCCCGGGAGCATCAAAAGCATCAGTTGCTGCTGACCTCCCCGCCCTACTACGGTCTGGTCAACTACAACCGGGATCAGTGGATCCGACGCTGGTTGCTTGGCGGGCCATGGTCCAATACCACTCGGGGCTCCCACAAGCACGAGCGTGCTTTCGCCCATCAGGAGGACTACCGGCAGTTATTGCTTGACGTCTTCGCGATCTCAAGGCGGCTGCTAAATCCGAACGCGACGGTCGTCGTGCGGACCGATGCACGGAAGTTCACGTTGGAGACCACCAAAAGCGTGTTGCTCGAAGTCTTTCCCGAATGGACCATGCGGGAGAATGCCAGCCCATTCAAAGACCCAACGCAGACTCGGCTGTTCGGCGACACGCAGTCCAAGCCTGGCGAGGTGGATTTGATTCTCACCCGTGCGGCCGCGCCGCGTCTGTAG
- a CDS encoding competence protein CoiA family protein, with the protein MRGAHLRRGRPVAAHFSHQPESTCAGESVIHLAAKMRLAETLTQRERPFLIRRVCQRFKYDGIHD; encoded by the coding sequence CTGCGCGGCGCGCACCTACGCCGTGGCCGGCCAGTTGCGGCGCACTTCTCCCATCAACCCGAGAGCACCTGCGCGGGCGAGAGTGTCATACACCTGGCCGCCAAGATGCGGCTCGCCGAGACCCTCACCCAGCGCGAGCGCCCCTTTCTGATCCGCCGGGTCTGCCAGCGCTTCAAATATGACGGGATCCATGACTAG